One region of Azospirillum lipoferum 4B genomic DNA includes:
- a CDS encoding PAS domain-containing hybrid sensor histidine kinase/response regulator yields the protein MTKPQPVPDEPATSRMGGGADPDAQPKASPNTRPTVDPATAPDPRLAARVNELEQENARLRAALATACSGCDDLQTVTVRNEDLRIAFDALERSRAAHADSERRLRAILDSAVGHAILTLAPDGRVTSWNPGAVRILGWTEEEAQGRPVAFLFPPEDVVAGVPDSLRLRALAEGRIQEERAFRRRDGSEVWGALTILPLQGAEDGYLWILHDRSDERRMEEAIADARKRACDILDSIDEALVALDRDYRVIYQNRRAEQLDHLPLSAIRGRRLWEIWPQLAGSDLEALCRKTMTERVPTGIEKRLDGEDTTLWLEIRILPTAEGVGCFSRDITMRKRAEEEVRASHERTVMILESISDAFYAVDHDWRFTYINRKAERLWGRSRDTLLGRRIWEAFPNVLGSEAFEAQKQAVRDGRETTIEVKSPILGDWAEISMYPSPDGLSVYFRDITARRRAQQALMQAKESAEAADQAKGKFLAAASHDLRQPLQALLLFVDVLKPHVQGSQGANALMHLGRGLDALKELLDSLLDMSRLDAGVVQPNIENVPMVPLFDHIAASYRPVAAAKGLELHVLSCNAAARTDRTLLTRMVRNLVENALRYTERGRIDIECRQAGGRLLIEVRDTGIGIPPDHLERIWEEFHQVGNPERDRNRGLGLGLAIVRRLSQLLNHPVDVQSKPGQGTSFVIALPPGRAVERQLSPAEAAATTGHGRFAVVVDDDAIVLLGLETIFREWGYEVLVAGSAEKAVEALRRSGRRPDLVVADYRLREGRLGTDAVAGIRALFEEAGGPPVPGLILTGETGPECERDAAVLGLGIIHKPVTPRQLSHALGELLGLR from the coding sequence ATGACCAAACCGCAGCCTGTCCCGGATGAGCCCGCGACCAGCCGGATGGGGGGCGGGGCGGACCCGGATGCCCAGCCGAAGGCTTCCCCGAACACCCGGCCGACGGTCGATCCGGCCACCGCTCCCGATCCGCGGCTGGCGGCGCGGGTGAACGAGCTGGAGCAGGAGAATGCGCGGCTGCGGGCCGCCCTTGCCACCGCCTGCAGCGGCTGCGACGACCTGCAGACGGTCACCGTGCGCAACGAGGATCTGCGGATCGCCTTCGACGCCCTGGAGCGCAGCCGCGCCGCCCATGCCGACAGCGAAAGGCGGCTGCGCGCCATCCTGGACAGTGCCGTCGGTCATGCCATCCTGACCCTGGCGCCGGACGGCAGGGTGACCAGTTGGAATCCCGGTGCCGTCCGCATCCTGGGCTGGACGGAGGAGGAGGCGCAAGGCCGGCCGGTCGCCTTTCTCTTCCCGCCGGAGGATGTCGTGGCCGGCGTGCCAGACTCGCTGAGGCTGCGGGCGCTGGCCGAAGGGCGCATCCAGGAGGAACGGGCCTTCCGCCGCCGCGACGGGTCCGAGGTCTGGGGAGCGCTGACCATCCTGCCGCTGCAGGGCGCCGAGGACGGCTATCTGTGGATCCTGCACGACCGTTCCGACGAGCGGCGGATGGAAGAGGCCATCGCCGACGCGCGCAAGCGTGCCTGCGACATCCTGGACAGCATCGACGAGGCGCTGGTGGCGCTCGACCGCGATTACCGGGTGATCTACCAGAACCGGCGGGCCGAGCAGCTCGACCATCTGCCGCTGTCGGCGATCCGCGGCCGCCGCCTGTGGGAGATCTGGCCCCAGCTCGCCGGCTCCGACCTTGAGGCGCTGTGCCGCAAGACCATGACGGAGCGGGTGCCGACCGGCATCGAGAAACGCCTGGACGGCGAGGACACCACGCTGTGGCTGGAGATCCGCATCCTGCCGACGGCGGAGGGGGTGGGCTGCTTTTCCCGCGACATCACCATGCGCAAGCGTGCGGAGGAGGAGGTGCGCGCCTCGCACGAGCGGACGGTCATGATCCTGGAGAGCATCAGCGACGCCTTCTATGCCGTCGACCATGACTGGCGCTTCACCTACATCAACCGCAAGGCGGAACGGCTGTGGGGCCGGTCGCGCGACACCCTGCTGGGCCGGCGCATCTGGGAGGCCTTCCCCAACGTGCTGGGCAGCGAGGCGTTCGAAGCGCAGAAGCAGGCGGTGCGCGACGGGCGGGAGACGACCATCGAGGTGAAGTCGCCCATCCTCGGCGACTGGGCCGAGATCAGCATGTATCCCAGTCCCGACGGGCTTTCGGTCTATTTCCGCGACATCACCGCCCGCCGGCGGGCGCAGCAGGCGCTGATGCAGGCGAAGGAGTCGGCGGAGGCGGCCGACCAGGCCAAGGGCAAGTTCCTGGCCGCCGCCAGCCACGACCTGCGCCAGCCGCTGCAGGCGCTGCTGCTGTTCGTCGACGTGCTGAAACCCCATGTGCAGGGCAGCCAGGGCGCCAACGCGCTGATGCATCTCGGCCGCGGGCTGGACGCGCTGAAGGAGCTGCTCGACAGCCTGCTGGACATGTCGCGGCTCGACGCCGGGGTGGTGCAGCCGAACATCGAGAATGTCCCGATGGTGCCGCTGTTCGACCACATCGCCGCCTCCTACCGGCCGGTCGCGGCGGCCAAGGGGCTGGAGCTGCATGTCCTGTCCTGCAACGCCGCCGCGCGCACCGACCGCACGCTGCTGACCCGCATGGTGCGCAATCTGGTGGAGAACGCGCTGCGCTATACCGAGAGAGGCAGGATCGACATCGAATGCCGGCAGGCCGGCGGGCGCCTGCTGATCGAGGTGCGCGACACCGGCATCGGCATCCCGCCCGACCATCTGGAACGCATCTGGGAAGAGTTCCATCAGGTCGGCAATCCCGAACGCGACCGCAACCGCGGCCTCGGTCTCGGCCTTGCCATCGTGCGGCGGCTGTCGCAGCTGCTGAACCATCCCGTCGACGTGCAGTCGAAGCCGGGGCAGGGGACCAGCTTCGTCATCGCCCTGCCGCCCGGCCGGGCCGTCGAGCGTCAGCTCAGCCCGGCGGAGGCGGCGGCGACGACCGGCCACGGCCGCTTCGCCGTGGTGGTGGACGACGACGCCATCGTGCTGCTGGGGCTGGAGACGATCTTCCGCGAATGGGGTTACGAGGTGCTGGTCGCCGGTTCCGCCGAAAAGGCGGTGGAGGCGCTGCGCCGCAGCGGCCGCCGTCCCGATCTGGTCGTCGCCGACTACCGCCTGCGCGAAGGCCGCCTCGGGACCGACGCCGTCGCCGGCATCCGCGCGCTGTTCGAGGAGGCGGGCGGCCCGCCGGTTCCGGGCCTGATCCTGACCGGCGAGACCGGCCCCGAATGCGAACGCGACGCCGCCGTCCTTGGGCTGGGCATCATCCACAAGCCGGTGACCCCGCGCCAACTCAGCCATGCGCTCGGCGAGCTGCTGGGGCTGCGGTGA
- a CDS encoding MFS transporter, which yields MTTAATSFPGPSPAPSSTPSSTWLVLLCASRFATSLSFMVYAGALVPAMQAWGMSAGEAGSIQTAFNIGYALSLVGSSWFADSLGAKRVFLWASWATALTGLAFAFFARSPESGLLLFALVGLTQGGTYAPSIMLVAQGVPAARRGAAVGWLLAAGSLGYFASIALAAWLAERFGYEAAFIACGLGPLLAALLATPGLRGRANPVAGGGARRLRGAFRFLADRRSFLLTAGYTTHCWELLGMWAWLPAFLTASLANSGGAGVRGLWIAAAIHLSGFLSSLLMGRASDRLGRRAVLVAMGLLGAACSFTIGWMDGMPLVLVLAVAALYGFSALGDSPVLSTAMTESVEPGSLGAALAVRSILGFGAGGAAPLAVGLVLDQTGGMAGQMGGTPWGWGFALLGVGGGLATVCALLLPADRPHRS from the coding sequence ATGACGACCGCAGCAACTTCCTTTCCCGGCCCCTCCCCGGCCCCATCCTCCACCCCCTCCTCCACATGGCTCGTGCTGCTGTGCGCCAGCCGCTTCGCCACCTCGCTGTCCTTCATGGTCTATGCCGGCGCGCTGGTGCCGGCGATGCAGGCCTGGGGCATGTCGGCGGGGGAAGCCGGATCGATCCAGACCGCCTTCAACATCGGCTATGCCCTGTCGCTGGTGGGGTCCTCCTGGTTCGCCGACAGCCTGGGCGCCAAGCGCGTCTTCCTGTGGGCGAGCTGGGCGACGGCGCTGACCGGCCTCGCCTTCGCCTTCTTCGCCCGTTCTCCGGAAAGCGGGCTGCTGCTGTTCGCGCTGGTGGGGCTGACGCAGGGCGGAACCTACGCCCCCTCCATCATGCTGGTGGCGCAGGGCGTGCCGGCCGCCCGGCGGGGGGCGGCGGTCGGCTGGCTGCTGGCGGCGGGGTCGCTGGGATATTTCGCTTCCATTGCGCTTGCAGCATGGCTGGCGGAGCGGTTCGGCTACGAGGCCGCCTTCATCGCCTGCGGGCTGGGGCCGCTGCTGGCGGCGCTGCTCGCCACGCCGGGGTTGCGCGGGCGCGCCAATCCGGTCGCCGGCGGGGGCGCGCGGCGGCTGCGCGGCGCCTTCCGCTTCCTGGCCGACCGCCGGTCCTTCCTGCTGACCGCCGGCTACACCACCCATTGCTGGGAGCTGCTGGGCATGTGGGCCTGGCTTCCGGCCTTCCTGACGGCCAGCCTCGCCAACTCGGGCGGAGCCGGCGTCCGCGGCCTGTGGATCGCCGCGGCCATCCATCTCTCCGGCTTCCTGTCGTCGCTGCTGATGGGGCGGGCGTCGGACCGGCTGGGCCGGCGGGCCGTTCTGGTGGCGATGGGACTGCTGGGCGCCGCCTGTTCCTTCACCATCGGCTGGATGGACGGGATGCCGCTGGTCCTGGTGCTGGCGGTGGCCGCCCTCTACGGCTTCTCGGCGCTGGGCGACTCCCCCGTGCTGTCCACGGCGATGACCGAATCGGTCGAGCCCGGCAGCCTGGGGGCGGCGCTTGCCGTGCGCTCCATCCTCGGCTTCGGCGCCGGGGGCGCCGCGCCGCTGGCGGTCGGTCTGGTGCTGGACCAGACGGGCGGCATGGCGGGCCAGATGGGTGGCACCCCCTGGGGCTGGGGGTTCGCGCTTCTCGGCGTCGGCGGCGGGTTGGCGACCGTCTGCGCCCTTCTTCTTCCCGCCGACCGTCCTCACCGGAGTTGA
- a CDS encoding GNAT family N-acetyltransferase — protein sequence MPSLNGPAITVRASADADIPAIAALYAHHVLHGTASFEEVPPDEAEMARRRADILARGLPYLVAECEGRLAGYAYAGLYRTRSAYRFTLENSVYVADGMGRRGIGRALMDPLIEMCEAAGYRRMIAAIGDSANHGSIGLHAACGFRPVGVLPAVGYKFGRWLDGVLMERPLGEGSDGPAPERIFPVGMR from the coding sequence ATGCCTTCTCTCAATGGGCCTGCCATCACCGTGCGGGCGTCCGCCGACGCCGACATCCCCGCCATCGCCGCGCTCTATGCCCACCATGTCCTGCACGGCACCGCGTCGTTCGAGGAGGTTCCGCCGGACGAGGCGGAGATGGCCCGCCGCCGCGCCGACATCCTGGCCCGCGGCCTGCCCTATCTGGTGGCGGAGTGCGAGGGGAGGCTTGCCGGCTACGCCTATGCCGGGCTCTACCGCACCCGCAGCGCCTACCGCTTCACGCTGGAGAATTCCGTCTATGTCGCCGACGGCATGGGCCGGCGCGGCATCGGCCGGGCGTTGATGGACCCGCTGATCGAGATGTGCGAGGCGGCGGGATACCGCCGGATGATCGCGGCGATCGGCGACAGCGCCAACCACGGCTCCATCGGCCTGCATGCCGCCTGCGGCTTCCGTCCGGTCGGGGTGCTGCCGGCGGTGGGATACAAGTTCGGCCGCTGGCTGGACGGCGTGCTGATGGAGCGCCCGCTGGGCGAGGGAAGCGACGGTCCGGCGCCGGAGCGGATTTTCCCCGTGGGCATGCGGTGA
- a CDS encoding 6,7-dimethyl-8-ribityllumazine synthase encodes MSNIGIVLGRFHRKEVGEMLDEARAVAARRGLGIVAEVWVPGSMEKPLAIKRLLMRDDVAGAVALGIIERGETEHGNVMGHAVISSLIDLQLQFMKPVGVGILGPGINPSQIPPRIRPYAAAAVEACADLIEQG; translated from the coding sequence GTGAGCAACATCGGCATCGTGCTCGGACGGTTCCACCGCAAGGAGGTGGGGGAGATGCTGGACGAGGCGCGCGCGGTCGCCGCCCGCCGCGGCCTCGGCATCGTCGCGGAGGTTTGGGTTCCCGGCTCGATGGAGAAGCCGCTGGCGATCAAGCGCCTGCTGATGCGCGACGACGTCGCCGGCGCGGTGGCGCTGGGCATCATCGAGCGGGGCGAGACGGAGCATGGCAACGTCATGGGCCATGCCGTCATCTCCAGCCTGATCGACCTGCAGCTTCAGTTCATGAAGCCGGTCGGCGTCGGCATCCTCGGGCCGGGCATCAACCCGTCCCAGATCCCGCCGCGCATCCGCCCCTACGCCGCCGCCGCGGTGGAGGCCTGCGCCGACCTGATCGAGCAGGGCTGA
- a CDS encoding bile acid:sodium symporter family protein has translation MIRVPRPNMDGFTMALVATVGLATVLPVQGQLAQGVHWLAEAAIALLFFLHGARLPREEVVAGMAHWRLHLLIFSLTFVAFPLIGWAAVAALPHSLLPPALAIGVQFLCLLPSTVQSSIAFTSMARGNVAAAVCSSTLSNISGILMTPLLVALFLKVQGTALSLDTLQTIAAQLLLPFVAGQLLRRWVGAWAARHKTMLKFTDRSSILLVVYIAFSEAVVNGLWHQVPPTALGMVVLIDGVILALFLVGTMLLSRRLGFSRADEAVIVFCGSKKSLVSGVPMAGVLFAPATAGLVLLPVMVFHQIQLMVGAVLARRYADEEEARDALPATS, from the coding sequence ATGATCCGCGTACCGCGCCCGAACATGGATGGCTTCACCATGGCCCTGGTGGCGACCGTCGGGCTGGCGACCGTGCTGCCGGTTCAGGGCCAGCTCGCCCAGGGCGTGCATTGGCTGGCGGAGGCGGCCATCGCGCTGCTGTTCTTCCTGCACGGCGCCCGCCTGCCGCGGGAAGAGGTGGTGGCGGGCATGGCGCACTGGCGCCTGCACCTGCTGATCTTCAGCCTGACCTTCGTCGCCTTCCCGCTGATCGGCTGGGCGGCGGTGGCGGCGCTGCCGCACAGCCTGCTGCCGCCGGCACTCGCCATCGGGGTGCAGTTCCTCTGCCTGCTGCCGTCGACCGTCCAGTCCTCCATCGCCTTCACCTCGATGGCGCGGGGCAACGTCGCGGCGGCGGTGTGCAGCTCCACCCTGTCCAACATCTCCGGCATCCTGATGACGCCGCTGCTGGTGGCGCTGTTCCTGAAGGTGCAGGGGACGGCGCTGTCGCTCGACACGCTGCAGACCATTGCGGCACAGCTCCTGCTGCCCTTCGTTGCCGGACAGTTGCTGCGGCGCTGGGTCGGTGCCTGGGCGGCGCGGCACAAGACGATGCTGAAGTTCACCGACCGCAGCTCGATCCTGCTGGTCGTCTACATCGCCTTCAGCGAGGCGGTGGTGAACGGTCTGTGGCATCAGGTGCCGCCGACGGCGCTGGGCATGGTGGTGCTGATCGACGGTGTCATCCTGGCGCTCTTCCTGGTCGGCACGATGCTGCTCAGCCGCCGCCTGGGCTTCTCCCGCGCCGACGAGGCGGTGATCGTCTTCTGCGGGTCGAAGAAGTCGCTGGTCAGCGGCGTGCCGATGGCCGGCGTGCTGTTCGCCCCGGCCACCGCCGGTCTGGTGCTGCTGCCGGTGATGGTGTTCCACCAGATCCAGCTGATGGTCGGCGCCGTCCTGGCCCGCCGCTACGCCGACGAGGAAGAGGCGCGCGACGCCCTGCCGGCGACCTCGTGA
- a CDS encoding isovaleryl-CoA dehydrogenase encodes MLSNQYPSLNFDLGESADMLRDSVRSFAANEIAPRAAEIDRTNEFPNELWRKMGDLGILGVTVEEEYGGAGMGYLEHVVAMEEVSRASASVGLSYGAHSNLCVNQIRKNGNEDQKRRYLPKLISGEHIGALAMSEPNAGSDVVSMKLRAEKKGDRYVLNGTKMWITNGPDADTLVIYAKTDINAGPRGITAFLVEKGFKGFSVAQKLDKLGMRGSNTGELVFEDCEVPEENILGGVGRGVNVLMSGLDYERAVLSGGPLGIMQACMDVVIPYVHDRKQFGQPIGEFQLMQGKIADMYTIMNAAKAYVYAVCKACDRGETTRKDAAAAILFSAEKATWMALEAIQTLGGNGYINEYPTGRLLRDAKLYEIGAGTSEIRRMLIGRELFKETA; translated from the coding sequence ATGCTGTCCAACCAGTACCCGAGCCTGAATTTCGACCTGGGCGAGTCGGCCGACATGCTGCGCGATTCGGTGCGCAGCTTCGCCGCCAACGAGATCGCCCCCCGCGCCGCCGAGATCGACCGGACCAACGAGTTCCCGAACGAGCTGTGGCGCAAGATGGGCGATCTCGGCATCCTCGGCGTGACGGTGGAGGAGGAGTATGGCGGCGCCGGCATGGGCTATCTGGAGCATGTCGTGGCGATGGAGGAGGTGTCGCGCGCCTCGGCCTCGGTGGGGCTCAGCTACGGCGCCCATTCGAACCTCTGCGTCAACCAGATCCGCAAGAACGGCAACGAGGATCAGAAGCGCCGCTACCTGCCCAAGCTGATCTCCGGCGAGCATATCGGCGCGCTGGCGATGTCGGAGCCGAATGCCGGGTCGGACGTGGTGTCGATGAAGCTGCGGGCGGAGAAGAAGGGCGACCGTTACGTCCTGAACGGCACCAAGATGTGGATCACCAACGGCCCCGACGCCGACACGCTGGTGATCTATGCCAAGACCGACATCAACGCCGGCCCGCGCGGCATCACCGCCTTCCTGGTCGAGAAGGGCTTCAAGGGCTTCTCGGTGGCGCAGAAGCTGGACAAGCTGGGCATGCGCGGCTCCAACACCGGCGAGCTGGTGTTCGAGGATTGCGAGGTGCCGGAGGAGAACATCCTGGGCGGCGTCGGTCGCGGCGTGAACGTGCTGATGTCGGGGCTGGATTACGAGCGCGCGGTGCTGTCCGGCGGTCCGCTCGGCATCATGCAGGCCTGCATGGACGTGGTGATCCCCTATGTCCACGACCGCAAGCAGTTCGGCCAGCCCATCGGCGAGTTCCAGCTGATGCAGGGCAAGATCGCCGACATGTACACGATCATGAACGCCGCCAAGGCCTATGTGTACGCCGTCTGCAAAGCCTGCGACCGCGGCGAGACCACCCGCAAGGACGCCGCCGCCGCCATCCTGTTCTCCGCCGAAAAGGCGACCTGGATGGCGCTGGAGGCCATTCAAACCCTGGGGGGCAACGGCTACATCAATGAATACCCGACCGGCCGCCTGCTGCGCGACGCCAAGCTCTACGAGATCGGCGCCGGCACCAGCGAGATCCGCCGCATGCTGATCGGGCGCGAACTGTTCAAAGAGACGGCCTGA
- a CDS encoding porin: MNRYLLAGCAAVTLAAGAGAANAQAKFDVKVSGDAYFEAGYVSQDLDANTRSTEFRNRLRVNIIPTAKADNGLEYGARIRMRANSGASNARNTDADRAFIFAQGSFGMVRAGVVNSFSDETYVSAPSDYVSAFVEQPVFWVGPNNNINGTTTGSLAFGAAQTTRNTIVYPALAVDANSTKIVYFSPRFAGLQLGGSYTPRNDSSNTDVNRSQFTADSSANIMGTGIFENIWEVGANYSNSFGGVSVKASAGYMGGSAVAGASGIAYNDLTSWQAGVTIGYAGFSVGGSYTDFNRSGERQSFSATAGRPATEAQRNWTAGVQYSSGPLAVGANYKFGADAGRTDTPGSRHINVYEVGVGYTVAPGLTLQAQYDYVDTKGEVSTLDDKANVILARSILAF, encoded by the coding sequence GTGAATCGTTATCTGCTGGCAGGCTGCGCCGCCGTCACCCTCGCGGCCGGTGCCGGTGCCGCCAATGCCCAGGCCAAGTTCGATGTGAAGGTCAGCGGCGACGCCTATTTCGAAGCCGGCTATGTGAGCCAGGACCTGGACGCCAACACCCGGTCGACCGAGTTCCGCAACCGCCTGCGCGTGAACATCATCCCGACCGCCAAGGCCGACAACGGCCTGGAATACGGTGCCCGCATCCGCATGCGCGCCAACAGCGGCGCCAGCAATGCCCGCAACACGGACGCCGACCGCGCCTTCATCTTTGCGCAGGGCTCCTTCGGCATGGTGCGCGCCGGCGTCGTCAACTCCTTCAGCGACGAGACCTATGTCTCCGCGCCGTCCGACTATGTGTCGGCCTTCGTCGAGCAGCCCGTCTTCTGGGTCGGCCCCAACAACAATATCAACGGCACGACGACCGGCTCGCTGGCGTTCGGCGCGGCCCAGACCACCCGCAACACCATCGTCTATCCGGCCCTGGCCGTCGACGCCAACTCGACGAAGATCGTCTATTTCTCGCCGCGCTTCGCCGGCCTGCAGCTGGGCGGCAGCTACACCCCGCGCAACGACAGCAGCAACACCGACGTCAACCGGTCGCAGTTCACGGCGGACAGCTCGGCCAACATCATGGGAACCGGCATCTTCGAGAACATCTGGGAGGTCGGCGCCAACTACAGCAACAGCTTCGGCGGTGTCTCGGTCAAGGCCAGCGCCGGCTACATGGGCGGCAGCGCGGTCGCCGGCGCTTCGGGGATCGCCTACAACGACCTGACCAGCTGGCAGGCCGGCGTCACGATCGGCTATGCCGGCTTCTCCGTCGGCGGCAGCTACACCGATTTCAACCGGTCGGGTGAACGCCAGTCCTTCTCCGCCACCGCCGGCAGGCCGGCCACCGAAGCGCAGCGCAACTGGACGGCCGGCGTCCAGTACAGCTCCGGGCCTCTGGCCGTCGGTGCCAACTACAAGTTCGGCGCCGATGCCGGGCGCACCGACACGCCGGGCAGCCGCCACATCAACGTCTATGAGGTCGGCGTCGGCTACACCGTCGCTCCTGGCCTGACCCTGCAGGCCCAGTACGACTATGTCGACACCAAGGGCGAGGTCAGCACGCTGGACGACAAGGCCAACGTCATCCTGGCGCGCTCCATCCTGGCGTTCTGA
- a CDS encoding LysR family transcriptional regulator, whose translation MRGLNLDQLITFATVVEHGGFTEAASRLGLTQPAVSMQIRNLEERFGVRLVERVGKRALPTAAGRDLLPFIRRIRDEAEAASTAMGRHRAGQAGRVRIGTGATACIYRLPPILTALRAAHPGLEIIVVTGNTPDILDAVEAGALDLALVTLPAVRAGLSIEPVCSEELVCVGPRIGDGTREADGPAPDGIAPAALADGALILYERGGTMRAVIDGWFMAGGVQPRPSMELGNVEAIKNLVAAGLGRSILPSVTVQGPGDRDRFAVRPLAPPLVRKLGLVLRRDKVPDSGVRAMVRAIADMRYS comes from the coding sequence ATGCGCGGCCTGAACCTCGACCAGCTCATCACCTTCGCCACCGTCGTCGAGCATGGCGGCTTCACCGAGGCGGCAAGCCGGCTCGGCCTGACCCAGCCGGCGGTCAGCATGCAGATCCGCAATCTGGAGGAGCGGTTCGGCGTGCGTCTGGTGGAGCGGGTCGGCAAGCGCGCCCTGCCGACGGCGGCCGGCCGCGACCTGCTGCCCTTCATCCGCCGCATCCGCGACGAGGCGGAGGCGGCATCGACCGCCATGGGGCGGCACCGCGCCGGGCAGGCGGGGCGCGTGCGCATCGGCACCGGCGCCACCGCCTGCATCTACCGCCTGCCGCCGATCCTGACCGCGCTCCGCGCCGCCCATCCGGGACTGGAGATCATCGTCGTCACCGGCAACACGCCCGACATCCTGGACGCGGTGGAAGCCGGGGCGCTGGATCTCGCGCTCGTCACGCTGCCGGCGGTCCGCGCCGGCCTGTCCATCGAACCGGTGTGCAGCGAGGAGCTGGTCTGCGTCGGTCCACGGATCGGGGATGGGACCAGGGAAGCGGATGGGCCGGCGCCGGACGGCATCGCTCCGGCGGCGCTGGCGGACGGGGCGCTGATCCTCTACGAGCGCGGCGGCACCATGCGGGCGGTGATCGACGGCTGGTTCATGGCCGGCGGCGTGCAGCCGCGCCCGTCGATGGAACTCGGCAATGTCGAGGCGATCAAGAACCTCGTCGCCGCCGGGCTCGGCCGGTCGATCCTGCCGTCGGTCACCGTCCAGGGACCGGGCGACCGCGACCGCTTCGCCGTGCGGCCTCTGGCCCCGCCCCTGGTCCGCAAGCTTGGGTTGGTGTTGCGCCGTGACAAAGTGCCGGATTCCGGCGTGCGGGCGATGGTAAGGGCGATTGCGGATATGCGGTATTCATAA